A window of Companilactobacillus allii genomic DNA:
TGACACAACGGGAACTAGCTAAGTTGATTGGAACAGGTACACAACAATTGAATCGTGCCATTAAAGGTGATATGACTCCAAAATCTCGCGAACTTAGAAAGAAAA
This region includes:
- a CDS encoding helix-turn-helix domain-containing protein, translating into MPEAQLASYARKIESEIKIALIQRNMTQRELAKLIGTGTQQLNRAIKGDMTPKSRELRKKIEKILFIEG